aatcattgtgaaactaaaatgggtttgccctgtgttctagaagctttcacgagtattttcgagacagggagtatttctaacaagtgttgcggCGAACTTGTTGGGTTGGGAAAAGTTcgccactcagcattagtaaagaggactctcgAAAATCCTCTATTCGAAGACCTAACCCCAGCGACAATTATAGCGAAGAGCATTcaaacatggaataattgccttgcattgatcgattcaccatctccgtctgcttaaggatatatgattgcttaagctaacaaacggttacaagacgtaacgggcccaaaattgttcttttgtctttatttttgatattgttccgaaagcttcattaaaatgtgtcattaaatttcagcctagttaaattatatttagttctaagaaaattaaatggttctagaggagccattacttaatacactataattttataattgccattatttttaactttatagcATTAGAAATCAGTAACcatctcaaatcgagcactagatattgtttctcattgtttaaattgacacaaatatcattactataaacattaagttcattccaataatgtggaattggaattTTCTAGCGTGGTGTGCAATCGAAAAAATCTcaattccttgaaagtctttatacaatttaaattcacattggctttaagggaaaaaaaccttgacttctcgaagttgtgaaaagacacatatcgtgccaggaaatatccaccaagggacatgcactataatttgtaatagGTCATTGCCTATGGACACCTTTGTTTCACTTTCTATTTTCACTCGTTCGATACTTATCTAACAGTTACGGCGTCTTTCTTTTTCGTAGAGGAGAGGCAATCTTGAAATCCTCGTCGAAAATGATGGAACGCTTCAAAGTCtgaacttgatttccttattcttctttctttagattacttttttttatcatgatcgataatgaaactccaaatatgtcgACGACGTACGTCCCACATTCTCCCTattaaaaaaggttcaatttatataaaaacaaaatcctatCCATTATTTAGGCAGTACCTACGAGAGTTATGGAAATGTAACATCATTTGTTGTTTTCAATTTAActctctaagagaatttttcattttccaagttcCATTACTTATCCCACTAAAAGCTTCAATTCAGATTCCAGTAACATTGGGTCGGAACGCACACACCTAAAAAGTTAACgtagaacgaaggctacaaaaaCTGAAATGGAGTCCTGTGATAAAGACAAACATTGACTTAATTTTAGAACGAGAAATATTTTTGacgtaataatttttaatttcaattattcagttgccattttccattttacaaatatgataagtttgataacaactttttaacaacaacaaagttataagattttgcgcttcgcataattatttctacattatGCAACATCCATATCACTGGCAGAGGaatctggtatagctcattcaCTTTTGAGACACACGTGAATTTTTTACCATCAACATAACAAGTGCgtacacaacttcaaaaaattagaaaaataggacgacacacataacgaatatgtgtgcctATAATGCAAGTGTACTAAATCCCATATTGCTTTTTCCATACGTTGTTTCCTCCATATTATCATCCAGGTGTTTGGTTTGGAGTGGATGTAATAGTTCAATCCCAGTTTCGACGGTGAAACACATGTTAGACATAATCATCTTTGTTGAACATTATTTTCGTGATCCGTTTAATGCAATTTAAGAATTATGAAGGGAAATATTAATGTGCGtccttgaattaatatttagatttctagtaattaaaattaatgctaattaaactgaaatattaaatgttctaattaaactaaaatattgaatgttttcttttattgcaACGTATTGTAGTCcaatgtggttataacacttcctataaatgcacatatcgtgccaggaaatatccgccaagggacatgcactataatttgtaatagttcaTTGCCTATGGACACCTTTGTTTCATTTTCCCTTTTCAGATTCCAGTAACATTGGGTCGGAACACACACACCTAAAAAGTTAACGTAGAACGAAGACTACAAAAACTGAAATGGAGTCCAGCGATAAAGACAAACATCGACTTAATTTAAGAACgagaaatatttttgatgtaataattttgaatttcaatcattcagttgcaattttacattttataaatatgataagtttgataaaaactttttaacaacaacaaagttATAAGATTTTGCGCTTCGCATAATTATTTCAACATTGTGCAACCTCCATATCACTGGCAGAAGaatctggtatagctcattcaCTTTTCAGATACACGTGAATTTTTTACCTTCAACATAACAAGTGCGTACACAACttccaaaaattagaaaaataggacgacacacataacgaatatgtgtgcTTGTAATGCAAGTGTACTATATCCCATATTGCTTTTTCCATACGTTGTTTCCTCCATATTATCGTCCGGGTGTTTCATTTggagtggacgtaatagttcaattCCAGTTTCGACGGTGAAACACCTGTACGACATAATCATATTTGTTGAACATTATTTTCAGGATccgtttaatgccatttaagaattatggAGGGAAATATTAATGTGCGtccttgaattaatatttagatttgtagtaattaaaattaatgctaattaaactaaaatattgaatgttctaattaaattgaaatattgaatgttttcttttattgtaacgtattgtagtccaatgtggttataacacttcctataaatgccagttTTTTTCCCcgcaaatcttgttcgaaattaattttacgaaccaaatttaactagtaacatcaaATTCGAGCGGTATGGCCATCCTTAATGTTTATTCCGcactagtggttttattcttaacttgcTGGGCTGcaatggctacgaaggagaacgaccagattattaaggaaaataattgtgaaactaaaatgggtttgccctgtgttctagaagctttcacgagtattttcgAGACAGCGACtatttctaacaagtgttgcggTGAACTTGGTAggttgggaaaagtttgccactcagcattagtaaagaggactctcgaaaatcctctattcaaagGCCTAAGCCTAGCGACAATTATAGCGAAGAGAATTcaaacatggaataattgccttgcattgatctattcaccatctccgtctacttaaggatatatgattacttaagctaacaaacggttacaagacgtaacgggcccaaaattgtgcttttgtctttattttttatattgttccgaaagcttcattaaaatgtgtcattaaatttaagcctagttaaattatatttagttctaagaaattaaatggttctagaggagccattacttaatacattataattttataattgccattatttttaactttatagcATTAGAACTCGGTAACcatctcaaatcgagcactagatattgtttcacattgtttaaatttgctacaaatatcattattataaacattaagttcatttatataatgtggaattggaatgttctagcgtggtgtgaaattgaaacaatctcaattccttgaaagtctttataaaatttaaattcacaGTGGCTTTAAGGGAAAAAAAACTTTGACTTCTCAAAGTTGTGAAAACACACATATCGTGCCAGGAAATATCCTCCAAGGCAcatgcactataatttgtaatagttcaTTACCTATGGACacctttgtttcattttccattttcactccTTCAATACTTACCTAACAGTTACGACCTCTTTCTTTTCTATAGAGGAGAGGCAATCTTGAACGCTTCAAAGTCTGAACTTGATTTCCTAATTCTTCTTTCTTTAGATTACTTTTTTTATCATGATCGATaatgaaactccaaatatgtcggcgacgtacgtcccacattctccctattaaaaaaggttcaatttatataaaaataaaatcatatccaTTATTTGGGaatacctacgagagttataGAAATGTAACATCACTTGCTGTTTCCAATTTAActctctaagagaatttttcattttccaagtaACAGCGGGTCGGAGCGCTCACACCTAAAAAGTTAACGTAGAACGAAGACTACAAAAACTGAAATGGAGTCCCGCGATAAAGACAAACATCGACTTAATTTAAGAACgagaaatatttttgatgtaataattttgaatttcaatcattcagttgcaattttacattttataaatatgataagtttgataaaaactttttaacaacaacaaagttATAAGATTTTGCGCTTCGCATAATTATTTCAACATTGTGCAACCTCCATATCACTGGCAGAAGaatctggtatagctcattcaCTTTTCAGATACACGTGAATTTTTTACCTTCAACATAACAAGTGCGTACACAACttccaaaaattagaaaaataggacgacacacataacgaatatgtgtgcTTGTAATGCAAGTGTACTATATCCCATATTGCTTTTTCCATACGTTGTTTCCTCCATATTATCGTCCGGGTGTTTCATTTggagtggacgtaatagttcaattCCAGTTTCGACGGTGAAACACCTGTACGACATAATCATATTTGTTGAACATTATTTTCAGGATccgtttaatgccatttaagaattatggAGGGAAATATTAATGTGCGtccttgaattaatatttagatttgtagtaattaaaattaatgctaattaaactaaaatattgaatgttctaattaaattgaaatattgaatgttttcttttattgtaacgtattgtagtccaatgtggttataacacttcctataaatgccagttTTTTTCCCcgcaaatcttgttcgaaattaattttacgaaccaaatttaactagtaacatcaaATTCGAGCGGTATGGCCATCCTTAATGTTTATTCCGcactagtggttttattcttaacttgcTGGGCAGcaatggctacgaaggagaacgaccagattattaaggaaaataattgtgaaactaaaatgggtttgccctgtgttctagaagctttcacgagtattttcgAGACAGCGACtatttctaacaagtgttgcggTGAACTTGGTAggttgggaaaagtttgccactcagcattagtaaagaggactctcgaaaatcctctattcaaagGCCTAAGCCTAGCGACAATTATAGCGAAGAGAATTcaaacatggaataattgccttgcattgatctattcaccatctccgtctacttaaggatatatgattacttaagctaacaaacggttacaagacgtaacgggcccaaaattgtgcttttgtctttattttttatattgttccgaaagcttcattaaaatgtgtcattaaatttaagcctagttaaattatatttagttctaagaaattaaatggttctagaggagccattacttaatacattataattttataattgccattatttttaactttatagcATTAGAACTCGGTAACcatctcaaatcgagcactagatattgtttcacattgtttaaatttgctacaaatatcattattataaacattaagttcatttatataatgtggaattggaatgttctagcgtggtgtgaaattgaaacaatctcaattccttgaaagtctttataaaatttaaattcacaGTGGCTTTAAGGGAAAAAAAACTTTGACTTCTCAAAGTTGTGAAAACACACATATCGTGCCAGGAAATATCCTCCAAGGCAcatgcactataatttgtaatagttcaTTACCTATGGACacctttgtttcattttccattttcactccTTCAATACTTACCTAACAGTTACGACCTCTTTCTTTTCTATAGAGGAGAGGCAATCTTGAACGCTTCAAAGTCTGAACTTGATTTCCTAATTCTTCTTTCTTTAGATTACTTTTTTTATCATGATCGATaatgaaactccaaatatgtcggcgacgtacgtcccacattctccctattaaaaaggttcaatttatataaaaataaaatcatatccaTTATTTGGGaatacctacgagagttataGAAATGTAACATCACTTGCTGTTTCCAATTTAActctctaagagaatttttcattttccaagtaACAGCGGGTCGGAGCGCTCACACCTAAAAAGTTAACGTAGAACGAAGACTACAAAAACTGAAATGGAGTCCCGCGATAAAGACAAACATCGACTTAATTTTAgaatgtaaaatatttttgatgtaataattttgaatttcaatcattcagttgccattttccatttgacaaatatgataagttttataaaaactttttaacaacaacaaagttATAAGATTTTGCTCTTCGGATAATTATTTCAACATTGTGCCACTTCCATATCACTGGGAGAGGaatctggtatagctcattcaCTTTTCAGATACACGTGAATTTTTTACCATCAACATAACAAGTGCGTACACAACTTCCAAACATTAGGAAAATAGGACGACACacataacgaatatgtgtgcTTGTAATGCAAGTGTCCTATATCCCATATTGCTTTTTCCATACGTTGCTTCCTACATATTATCGTCTAGGTGTTTGGTTTGGAGTATACGTAATAGTTCAATTCCAGTTTCGACGGTGAAACACATGTACGACATAATCATATTTGTTGAACATTATTTTCGTGATccgtttaatgccatttaagaattatgaaGGGAAATATTAATGTGCAACCTTGAATTAATATGtagatttgtagtaattaaaattaatgctaattaaactgaaatattgaatgttttcttttattgtaacgtattgtagtccaatgtggttataacacttcctataaatgcaAGTTTTTTTCCCCGcaaatcttattcaaaattaattttatgaaccaaatttaactagtaacatcagattcgAGCGGTATGGCCATCCTTAATGTTTATTCCGCACTAGAggttttattcttaacttgcTGGGCAGcaatggctacgaaggagaacgaccatattattaaggaaaataattgtgaaactaaaatgggtttgccctgtgttctagaGTCTTTCACGAGTATTTTCGAGACAGGGACtatttctaacaagtgttgcggTGAACTTGTTAGTTTaggaaaagtttgccactcaggattagtaaagaggactctcgaaaatcctctattcaaaAACCTAAGCCCAGCTACAATTATAGCGAAGAGAATTcaaacatggaataattgccttgcattgatcgattcaccatctctgtctgcttaaggatatatgattgcttaagctaacaaacggttacaagacgtaacgggcccaaaattgttcttttctctttattttttatattgtcccgaaagcttcattaaaacgtgtcattaaatttaagcctagttaaattatatttagtttgaagaaaattaaatggttctagaggagccattacttaatacactataattttataattgccATTATTTTTCACTTTATAGCATTAGAACTCGGTAACCATAtcaaatcgagcactagatattgtttcacattgtttaaatttgctacaaatatcattattataaacattaagttcatttcaataatgtggaattggaatgttctagcgtggGGTGAAATTGAAACAATCTcaattccttgaaagtctttataaaatttaaattcacattggcTTGAAGGGAAAGAAAACTTTGACTTCTCGAAGTTGTGAAAACACACATATCGTGCCAGGAAATATCCTCCAAGGGACATGCAgtataatttgtaatagttcctTGCCTATGGACACCTTTGTTTCATTGTCCATTTTCACTCCTTCGATACTTATCTAACAGCTATGACCTCTTTCTTTTCCATAGAGGAGAGGCAATCTTGAAATCCTCGTCGAAAGTGATGGAACGCTTCAAAGTCTGAACTTGATTTCCTTGTTCTTCTTTCTttagattacttttttttatcaagATCGAGAATGAAACACCTAATATGTCGGCGACGTACGTCCCACATTCTCCCTattaaaaaaggttcaatttatataaaaacaaaatcctatccattatttgggcaatacctacgagagttatagaaatgtaacatcatttgttgtttccaatttaactctctaagagaatttttcattttccaagtttCATTACTTATCTGACTAAAAGCTTCAATTCATATATCAGTAACATCGGGTCGGAACGGTCACACCTAAAAAGTTAACGTAGAATGAAGACTACAAAAACTAAAATGGAGTCCCGCGATAAAGACAAACATCGACATTCTTTCAGAACgagaaatatttttgatgtaataattttgaatttcaatcattcagttgccattttccatttgacaaatatgataagttttataaaaactttttaacaacaacaaagttATAAGATTTTGCTCTTCGGATAATTATTTCAACATTGTGCCACTTCCATATCACTGGGAGAGGaatctggtatagctcattcaCTTTTCAGATACACGTGAATTTTTTACCATCAACATAACAAGTGCGTACACAACTTCCAAAAATTAGGAAAATAGGATGACACacataacgaatatgtgtgcTTGTAATGCAAGTGTCCTATATCCTATATTACTATTTCCATACGGTGTTTCCACCATATTATCGTCCAGGTGTTTGGATTggagtggacgtaatagttcaatcctaGTTTCGATGGTGAAACACATGTATGACATAATCATCTTTGTTGAACATTATTTTCGTGATccgtttaatgccatttaagaattatgaaGGGAAATATTAATGTGCGtccttgaattaatatttagatttgtagtaattaaaattaatgctaattaaactgaaatattgaatgttttcttttattgtaacgtattgtagtccaatgtggttataacacttcctataaatgccaaATTTTTTCCCTccaaatcttgttcgaaattaattttacgaaccaaatttaactagtaTCATCAGATTCGAGCGgtatggcaagccttaatgtttattccacactagtggttttattcttaacttgcggggcagtaatggctacgaatgagaacgaccagattattaaggaaaataattgagAAACTAAAATAggtttgccctgtgttctagaagTTTTCACGAGTATTTTCGAGACAGGGACTATTTCTACCAAGTGTTGCGACGAACTTGTTGggttgggaaaagtttgccactcagcattagtGAAGAGGACTCTCGAAAATCCTCCATTCAAAGACCTAACCCAGCGACAATTATAGCGAAGAGTATTcaaacatggaataattgccttgcattgatcgattcaccaaCTCTGTCTACTTCAGGatatatgattgcttaagctaacaaatggttacaagacgtaacgggcccaaaattgttcttttggctttatttttgatattgttcctAAAACTTcgttaaaatgtgtcattaaatttaagcctagttaaattatatttagttctaAGAAAATTAAAGGGTTCTAGAggagccattacttaatacactataattttataattgccattattttttactttatagCATTAAAACTGGGTAACcatctcaaatcgagcactacatattgtttcacattgtttaaatttgctacaaatatcattattgtaaacattaagttcattccaataatgtggaattggaatgtccttgtgtcatgggttgcgcatgggagcccgcaaccatgacacattCGTGTGATCCATCAAGTgggaaggaggtcatttggcccgattggactgacccattgcttgaagagattgaaggcccatctacaagctcgtcacatatggaaacataatcttcgaaGATATACAATCGTAGATTTGATATGTAATCTTAAGAGTTATGATTTTGTAAATCTTAGTgatttgatttgtagataccATTCGATCTTAGCCATTCATGtacttgatctgtaccgttggatttggggaggctttactataaatagaggcctctcccctcattgtaaatcacttgagttttgaggAAATATAAGAGttcttgagagtattcactcaaacattattctctcttgtgttcttgatatttcgtggcttgttcttatttcgtTCTTCGTTCGCCTTTGTTTGATCTTTAAGTTGCTTTCATTTGTGTTGGTTTTCAAAGGGGAATACTATTGAATCCTCAAATCgtgggagttaggctgacttaggcgtttttgaaGCAAGAAACTCCCGAAGGCCGCACGAATTGTAAGGAAAAAAtcctaagtccgtgacagttgaTATCAGAGCTAGTCTTTCGAAAGCACTATTGAAGGATGTCGAGAGAAGTTGGTGAGaatgagccaatggagacccgtgggagggccaGGAAGGCTAGTCGATCGAGGGACATGTTGTCGAGCTTGGAAAATCAAGTGGTCAATCTCGAGGAGTCTGTTGGTGACATGAGGGAGACACTCGAAGTGGTCCTAACCCGTATGGAGGAACTGAGGGTAGACAGCAAGGTATTCGTGCTGGACACTCTTAGATCCACTTCGGACAAGCTGATGGTAAGGGACGAAGCTCTTGAGGCCCTGGTGACTGCCATGAAAGAGGAGATTGCTGAGCTTAAGGGGGAGCTCGCAATTTGTAAGGTCGCTCTGGGAAATGGGATGTTGACTTCAGGACCGAAGCAACTTCATGTAGATGTTCCAAAACCCGAGAAGTTCAATGGGGCTAGGTCTGCGAGAGAAGTGGACAACTTCCTGTGGGAATTGGAGCAATATTTTCGAGCAATGGGCATTGAGGATGATGCcactaaggtaaacactgctttgATTTACTTTACTGATGTTGCTCTCTTATGGTGGCGACGTAGGTCCATGGACGAGAGACGTGGAGGAACGGGCattgggacttgggaggagttccaaggAGAGTTAAAGAAGCAGTTTTATCCGCAGCATGCTGAAAAGGAGGCTCGTGCTAAGTTGCGTCAGCTTACGCAACAAGGCACTGTTCGAGATTATGTGCGGGAGTTTAGTGAGCTGATGCTTCAGATCTCAGACTTGAATGAGAAGGAAACATTTTATatgtttgaggatgggctaagaATGTGGGCTAAGCAAGAGTTGCGCCGCCTAGGCATCACCGATTTGACCGTAGCTATGGCTGAGGCAGAGAACTTCTACGAAGTTGGTGGGAGGAAGTTTGACAATAATGATGCTTCCAAGCCCAAGCCAAGACCCAAAGGCAGTGGTGGGGGAGACAAAGAGAAAACAGAAAGGAGTGGCGAGGCCCCAAGGGCTTATAATGGTAGACCAGGGGATAAAAAAGAGCCAATGAGATGCTATCTTTGCCAAGGTCCACATAGGTTGAGTGTTTGTCCAAAGAGGGCCACTTTCAATGCTATGGAAGCACGCGAAGAGACCAATCCTGACACCAAAAGTCTTGGTACGATATTGGGCGGTGTTGAAGACAAGACGAGTAATGGGctgatgtttgtggacatcatcGTAACAGACAGGAAATTGAATGCCCTTGTTGATACTGGTGCATCTGATTTGTTCATGTCTAAAAAGATGGTGAAGGAACTCGGTCTCAAAGTGGAGGAAGATTCGGGTCGAATAAAAACGGTGAACTCAGAAAGTATTCCCATAACGGGTGTGGCTAAAGGGGTGGAACTCAAACTTGGCGAGTGGACAGGCAAGGCAACCATTAAGGTAATCCTacttgatgattatgattttgtggtAGGATTGAGTTTGTTTGACCGACTTAATGTGTATATTCATCCTTCCGAGAACTATATGATGATCTCTGATTCAAACCATCGTTATATGGTGCGAATGAAAAGAAAGGGAAACATGGAAGGCAAAACATTGTCGGCAATCCAATTTGCCAAAGGAGTACGTAGAAACAAAGTCTCCTATTTAGCCACCTTAAGGAACAATGTGGAGGAGAAATTCGAGGGGGAAATCCCAAGGGAAGTGAAGCAGCTGTTGCAGTCTTTTCAAGATGTAA
The genomic region above belongs to Gossypium hirsutum isolate 1008001.06 chromosome D05, Gossypium_hirsutum_v2.1, whole genome shotgun sequence and contains:
- the LOC121217204 gene encoding uncharacterized protein — encoded protein: MSREVGENEPMETRGRARKASRSRDMLSSLENQVVNLEESVGDMRETLEVVLTRMEELRVDSKVFVLDTLRSTSDKLMVRDEALEALVTAMKEEIAELKGELAICKVALGNGMLTSGPKQLHVDVPKPEKFNGARSAREVDNFLWELEQYFRAMGIEDDATKVNTALIYFTDVALLWWRRRSMDERRGGTGIGTWEEFQGELKKQFYPQHAEKEARAKLRQLTQQGTVRDYVREFSELMLQISDLNEKETFYMFEDGLRMWAKQELRRLGITDLTVAMAEAENFYEVGGRKFDNNDASKPKPRPKGSGGGDKEKTERSGEAPRAYNGRPGDKKEPMRCYLCQGPHRLSVCPKRATFNAMEAREETNPDTKSLGTILGGVEDKTSNGLMFVDIIVTDRKLNALVDTGASDLFMSKKMVKELGLKVEEDSGRIKTVNSESIPITGVAKGVELKLGEWTGKATIKVILLDDYDFVVGLSLFDRLNVYIHPSENYMMISDSNHRYMVRMKRKGNMEGKTLSAIQFAKGVRRNKVSYLATLRNNVEEKFEGEIPREVKQLLQSFQDVMPTELPKTLPPKREVDHKIELLPNTEPPARAPYRMSPPELEELRKQIRELLDAGFIKPSKAPFGAPVLFERKHDGSLRLFIDYRALNKITVKNRYPIPLIADLFDQLGSARWFTKLDLRSGYYQVRVAEGDEPKIACVTRYGSFEFLVMPFGLTNAPATFCTLMNKVLQPFLDRFVVVYLDDIVVYSKTLEEHVGHLREVFRVLRENELYVKEEKCLFAQREVPFLGHIVGGGMI